A genomic window from Vagococcus sp. CY52-2 includes:
- a CDS encoding MurR/RpiR family transcriptional regulator: MKSKHIHQRVKSIYNDLTQSEKKIANLVLERPEDVTKMTASELAKESQTSPASVIRFCKSINVPSFPELKIALSAERQWDVPKEYSDILPTEKMADVKAKLLGNAYQSMQETIQLVNEETLKEAIKLISKAPFVYVYGIGSSYLVAENIAQKWNRIGKVCICIADIHLLIASLTSAAPDSIFIGISHSGETSEVLEINRIAKEQGIKTIGISQFGMSTLSKHVDVSMQTVKSKEAELRSAATSSLMSQFILIDLLFHVYVLEEYDENMDNIRESRKLVDEYKKRTSKK, translated from the coding sequence ATGAAAAGCAAACATATTCATCAAAGAGTCAAGAGTATCTATAATGATTTAACACAATCAGAAAAAAAAATTGCCAACTTAGTGTTAGAAAGACCAGAAGATGTCACAAAAATGACAGCTAGTGAGCTGGCTAAAGAATCTCAGACCAGTCCTGCATCTGTGATTCGATTTTGTAAATCCATTAATGTTCCAAGTTTTCCTGAGTTAAAAATTGCGTTATCTGCAGAGAGACAGTGGGATGTTCCAAAAGAATATTCAGATATTTTACCAACTGAAAAAATGGCTGATGTGAAGGCAAAATTATTAGGAAATGCTTATCAATCTATGCAAGAAACCATTCAATTAGTGAATGAAGAAACTTTAAAAGAAGCGATAAAATTGATTTCTAAAGCACCGTTCGTATATGTTTATGGGATAGGGTCATCTTATCTTGTAGCTGAAAATATCGCTCAAAAGTGGAATCGTATAGGGAAGGTGTGTATTTGCATAGCAGATATTCATTTGTTAATAGCCAGTTTAACATCTGCTGCACCAGATTCGATTTTTATTGGCATATCGCATTCTGGTGAAACTTCTGAAGTATTAGAGATAAACCGTATTGCAAAAGAGCAGGGGATAAAAACGATTGGAATATCTCAATTTGGGATGAGTACATTAAGCAAGCATGTGGATGTTTCTATGCAGACAGTGAAATCAAAAGAAGCAGAACTTCGAAGCGCTGCGACGAGTTCGTTGATGTCTCAATTTATTTTAATTGATTTATTATTCCATGTTTATGTATTAGAAGAATATGATGAAAATATGGATAATATCCGAGAATCAAGAAAATTAGTTGATGAATATAAAAAAAGAACATCCAAAAAGTAA
- a CDS encoding glycosyltransferase family 2 protein encodes MSKKVLSIIVPCYNEQDTIHPYISQMTDIEALLPELTFEYWFINDGSKDNTLNVLKEISKQSEQYNYLSFSRNFGKEAALYAGLEHARGNYITVMDVDLQDPPELLPKMVELLQQDDYDCIGTRRVTREGEPKIRSFFAKKFYKIINKISDIEIVDGARDYRLMSRQMVDAILELKEYNRFSKGIFSWVGFNTYYLEFENIERVDGETSWSFWDLLQYSIDGIISFSEFPLKLSTILGFISFVASIFALIFIVIRALIFGDPTSGWPSLVCIVLALGGLQLLCLGVVGQYLGKTFLETKQRPIYIIKDKKISSLKED; translated from the coding sequence ATGTCAAAAAAAGTTTTATCCATTATTGTTCCTTGTTACAACGAACAAGATACCATTCACCCTTATATCAGTCAGATGACTGATATAGAAGCATTATTACCAGAGCTAACTTTTGAATACTGGTTTATTAATGATGGGTCTAAAGATAACACACTAAATGTATTGAAAGAAATCAGTAAGCAGTCTGAACAATATAATTACTTATCTTTTTCTAGAAATTTCGGAAAAGAGGCTGCTCTTTATGCTGGTCTAGAACATGCTAGGGGGAATTACATTACGGTGATGGATGTTGATCTACAAGATCCTCCCGAACTTCTACCTAAAATGGTAGAATTACTCCAACAAGATGATTATGATTGCATTGGGACGAGGCGTGTCACTCGTGAAGGAGAACCAAAGATTCGTTCTTTCTTTGCTAAAAAATTTTATAAAATCATCAATAAAATTTCAGATATTGAAATCGTAGATGGCGCAAGAGATTATCGTTTAATGTCACGTCAAATGGTAGATGCTATACTCGAATTAAAAGAATATAATCGATTTTCTAAAGGTATATTTAGCTGGGTTGGTTTCAATACATATTATTTAGAATTTGAAAATATTGAACGCGTTGACGGTGAAACGTCTTGGTCATTCTGGGATTTATTACAATATTCAATTGATGGGATTATCTCTTTTTCTGAATTTCCACTAAAATTATCGACGATTTTAGGATTTATATCCTTCGTTGCTTCCATCTTCGCACTGATTTTTATTGTTATTCGTGCACTTATATTTGGTGACCCAACTTCTGGTTGGCCATCACTTGTCTGTATTGTTTTGGCTTTAGGCGGATTACAATTACTTTGTTTGGGTGTTGTAGGACAATATCTAGGGAAAACTTTTTTAGAAACAAAACAGCGTCCTATATACATCATAAAAGATAAAAAAATATCATCTTTAAAGGAGGATTGA
- a CDS encoding ABC transporter permease has protein sequence MKKCIPIVSLLLLATFSLFIGVQSIPIQDIFQLSEMQSLVLWTTRVPRTISLIIAGATISVSGLIMQHLTQNKFVSPTTAGTMDSARLGMLVAMLFFPNGTILTKSIIAFIFAFLGTIVFIQLIRVLPGKNQLMVPLIGVMFGNIIGSIVIFFAYQYQLIQNMTSWLQGSFSTISKGNYELIYVTVPVLLICYMYAYQFTIVGMGEEFSISVGMNYRFVHLIGLLLISIASSVILVTIGGLPFLGVIIPNIVSVFLGDHMKETLWLTAITGSIFLVMADILSRVVYPPYEIPVSLIVGALGSIIFVVLLVKGAKR, from the coding sequence ATGAAAAAATGTATACCGATAGTTAGTTTATTATTACTAGCAACATTTTCTTTATTTATTGGTGTTCAAAGCATTCCTATTCAAGATATCTTTCAGCTAAGTGAAATGCAGTCACTAGTGTTATGGACCACGCGTGTTCCTAGAACGATTAGTTTAATCATAGCTGGAGCAACAATTAGCGTTTCAGGATTAATCATGCAACATCTAACTCAAAATAAATTCGTGTCTCCAACGACAGCTGGAACAATGGATAGTGCACGTCTAGGTATGTTAGTGGCAATGTTATTTTTTCCAAATGGCACTATTTTGACAAAGTCTATTATTGCTTTTATTTTTGCTTTTTTAGGTACAATAGTATTTATTCAATTAATACGAGTTCTACCAGGAAAAAATCAATTGATGGTACCACTTATAGGGGTTATGTTTGGAAATATTATTGGTTCAATTGTCATTTTTTTTGCTTATCAATACCAGTTGATTCAAAATATGACATCTTGGTTACAAGGCAGTTTTTCAACTATTTCAAAAGGAAATTATGAATTGATTTATGTCACTGTACCAGTTCTTTTGATTTGTTATATGTATGCTTATCAATTTACGATTGTGGGAATGGGAGAAGAGTTCTCTATTTCTGTTGGTATGAATTATAGATTTGTTCATTTAATCGGTCTATTATTAATTTCTATTGCTAGTAGTGTTATTTTGGTTACAATTGGAGGGTTACCATTTCTGGGTGTGATTATCCCAAATATTGTTTCTGTGTTTCTAGGTGATCATATGAAAGAGACGTTGTGGTTGACGGCTATTACGGGGAGTATTTTTTTAGTGATGGCAGATATTTTATCTCGTGTAGTTTATCCGCCATATGAAATACCTGTTAGTTTAATTGTTGGTGCTTTAGGGAGTATCATCTTTGTCGTATTACTTGTTAAGGGGGCAAAGAGATGA
- a CDS encoding ABC transporter ATP-binding protein — MKTILNMSHITKKFGKGHNEVTALNDLNFQVNEGEFISVIGPSGSGKSTFLTIAGGLQSTTSGNISINNIDFTSLPEKKRAKIRFDEIGFILQTSNLIPFLTIEDQFTLVAKVKKEKVNKDKLDNLLKSLDIDHLRNSYPSDLSGGERQRVAIARSLYNDPSLILADEPTASLDTEHAYNVVKLLVKEAHNKKKATVMVTHDTRMIKWSDRVFQMEDGTLKEIHDF, encoded by the coding sequence ATGAAAACTATTTTAAATATGTCACATATTACAAAAAAATTTGGTAAAGGTCACAATGAAGTGACAGCCTTAAATGATTTAAATTTTCAAGTGAACGAAGGAGAGTTTATCAGTGTTATCGGACCGTCTGGTTCTGGTAAGAGTACCTTTTTAACCATTGCTGGTGGATTACAAAGTACAACAAGTGGAAATATCAGTATAAATAATATTGATTTTACTTCTCTTCCAGAAAAAAAACGTGCAAAAATACGTTTTGATGAGATTGGGTTTATTTTACAAACATCAAATCTCATTCCTTTTCTTACAATTGAAGATCAATTTACTTTAGTCGCTAAAGTAAAAAAAGAGAAAGTCAACAAAGATAAGCTGGATAATTTACTAAAATCTTTGGATATAGACCATTTAAGAAACAGTTATCCAAGCGATCTATCTGGTGGGGAGCGTCAACGTGTAGCAATCGCTCGTTCATTATATAACGATCCTAGCTTAATTTTAGCCGATGAACCAACGGCTAGTTTAGATACAGAACATGCGTATAATGTTGTGAAATTACTGGTAAAAGAGGCTCATAACAAGAAAAAAGCAACAGTAATGGTAACTCACGATACTCGTATGATAAAATGGAGTGATCGTGTTTTCCAAATGGAAGATGGTACTCTTAAAGAAATTCATGATTTTTAA
- a CDS encoding GtrA family protein yields the protein MIKLKHFFTQTLGLSDTLFELFMYVVMGVFTTIINIVIFYIMENLLHVNYIISNVIAWVFSVLFAYLSNKKYVFAHEDNTSFINMKEMMSFFSFRFLSLGIDTVVLFVLVQWLNQQPLIAKIISNIVVLIANYLFSKFIIFKKPSN from the coding sequence ATGATTAAACTAAAACATTTTTTTACCCAAACGTTAGGTTTATCTGACACATTATTTGAATTATTTATGTATGTTGTGATGGGAGTCTTTACAACAATCATCAATATTGTCATCTTCTATATAATGGAAAATTTGCTTCATGTTAATTACATTATTTCCAACGTGATTGCGTGGGTTTTTTCCGTTTTATTTGCTTACTTATCAAACAAAAAATATGTCTTCGCTCATGAAGATAATACATCATTCATTAATATGAAAGAGATGATGTCCTTTTTTTCATTTCGCTTTCTATCACTTGGAATTGATACAGTTGTATTATTTGTACTAGTCCAATGGCTCAACCAACAACCACTTATCGCAAAAATTATTAGCAATATTGTCGTATTAATCGCCAATTATCTATTTAGTAAATTCATCATCTTTAAAAAACCATCCAACTAG
- a CDS encoding DUF2871 domain-containing protein: MQKLARASLSYMIIGLISGVYFREMTKFNDFDGWTQLSVVHTHTLILGMFFFLIVLLLEKNFNLTKHKNFKKFYITYNIGLGVTLLMLLTHGTMTVLGIESSAAISGIAGLGHVILTIGLGFFFQVLLQSIKKD; the protein is encoded by the coding sequence ATGCAAAAGTTAGCTAGAGCTAGTTTAAGTTATATGATTATCGGATTGATTAGTGGCGTTTACTTCCGAGAAATGACAAAATTTAATGATTTTGATGGTTGGACGCAATTAAGTGTTGTTCATACTCATACCTTAATTTTAGGAATGTTTTTCTTTTTAATTGTCTTATTATTAGAAAAGAATTTTAATCTTACTAAACATAAAAACTTCAAAAAGTTTTATATTACCTATAATATTGGATTAGGTGTTACACTATTAATGTTATTAACTCATGGTACAATGACTGTCTTAGGAATCGAAAGTTCTGCTGCTATTAGTGGTATTGCTGGTTTGGGTCATGTTATTTTAACAATAGGCTTGGGATTTTTCTTTCAAGTGCTGTTGCAATCAATCAAAAAAGACTAG
- a CDS encoding aldehyde dehydrogenase produces the protein MMIKTIQAVLQNQRAFFYSQQTKELSFRLEQLEKLRLAILSYETEIIEALQQDLGKHPLETYATEIGFVLNSIRTTQKSLKKWMKEEKKPTPLFLLPSKSRVISEPYGVALIIGPFNYPFQLLIEPLVGAIAAGNTAILKPSELVPTFSQVIEKMIHHLFPSSYVDIFLGEKEITIELLAQPFDYIFFTGSTTVGKSVMKAASNHLTPVTLELGGKSPTIVTEKADVSLAARRIIYGKMMNAGQTCVAPDYVVVHESVKNQFIHECQKTVTRFYGRNIKQSKSFSRIVNERHTNRLIRLMEESKADLISGGMYDVNSCYIEPTLYDSTWESPLMTDEIFGPLLPIISYQSLDDVIHQITTRPKPLALYLFSQDKKEQEKIVSHTSSGGVSINNTIFHLVSGHLPFGGVGESGIGNYHGKYSFDTFSHKRAILSSPKIDTPFIYPPYTTNHLKWIKRVLK, from the coding sequence ATGATGATTAAAACGATTCAAGCAGTCTTACAAAACCAACGTGCTTTTTTTTATTCACAGCAAACTAAAGAATTAAGTTTTCGACTAGAACAATTAGAAAAATTAAGATTGGCTATATTATCTTATGAAACAGAAATAATTGAAGCGTTACAACAAGATTTAGGGAAACATCCATTAGAGACTTATGCGACAGAAATAGGATTTGTTTTAAATAGTATTCGTACAACTCAAAAGTCATTAAAAAAATGGATGAAAGAAGAAAAAAAGCCAACTCCTTTATTCTTACTTCCTTCCAAAAGCCGAGTTATTAGTGAGCCTTATGGTGTCGCTTTGATTATTGGTCCATTTAATTATCCATTTCAATTACTAATAGAACCATTAGTAGGAGCGATAGCTGCAGGTAATACGGCTATTTTAAAACCATCTGAACTGGTACCAACTTTTTCGCAAGTGATAGAAAAAATGATTCATCATTTATTTCCTTCGTCTTATGTGGATATTTTTTTAGGTGAAAAAGAAATCACGATTGAACTATTAGCTCAACCATTTGATTACATCTTTTTTACAGGAAGTACCACCGTTGGAAAAAGTGTGATGAAAGCTGCATCAAATCATTTAACCCCTGTAACGCTAGAACTTGGAGGGAAAAGTCCGACCATTGTTACAGAAAAAGCTGACGTTTCGTTAGCGGCAAGACGGATTATCTATGGAAAAATGATGAATGCAGGACAAACATGTGTCGCCCCTGATTATGTGGTAGTGCATGAATCCGTTAAAAATCAATTTATTCATGAGTGTCAAAAAACAGTGACACGATTTTATGGAAGGAATATTAAACAAAGTAAAAGCTTTTCACGAATTGTCAACGAACGACATACAAACCGTCTGATTCGTTTAATGGAAGAATCAAAAGCCGATCTAATTAGTGGTGGGATGTATGATGTTAATTCTTGCTATATTGAACCGACATTATATGATTCTACTTGGGAATCACCATTAATGACCGATGAAATTTTTGGACCACTTTTACCTATTATTTCTTATCAGTCATTAGATGATGTGATTCATCAGATAACTACTCGACCTAAACCGCTAGCACTTTATTTATTTAGCCAAGATAAGAAGGAACAAGAAAAAATAGTATCTCATACCTCATCAGGTGGTGTTAGTATTAATAACACCATTTTTCATCTTGTCTCTGGTCATTTGCCTTTTGGTGGGGTAGGAGAATCTGGTATAGGAAACTATCATGGAAAATATAGTTTTGATACTTTTTCACATAAACGAGCCATATTATCTTCCCCTAAAATAGATACTCCGTTTATTTACCCACCTTACACAACTAACCATTTAAAATGGATTAAGCGTGTTCTGAAATGA
- a CDS encoding TetR/AcrR family transcriptional regulator — translation MPKDTFLNLSAPKKEKMDMILLDTFYNQSISQVKVSHIVEQMEMSRGAFYKYFVDLEDAYAYIVKKQSLLIHQDILDYIAQYKNDFFHGIEQYLVFCSHLETDSAYWKGLLLLTRADYQRTMKRLDLDDSSYMLKEWISLLCNNDFQIHETQEAISFLYFTMEVVMNSLTDFIINNWSPEELIVDYHYKIKWIIKGIK, via the coding sequence ATGCCAAAAGATACATTCCTTAATCTATCTGCACCAAAAAAAGAAAAAATGGACATGATTTTATTAGATACTTTTTATAACCAATCTATTAGTCAAGTAAAAGTTTCACATATTGTTGAGCAGATGGAAATGTCAAGAGGTGCATTCTATAAATACTTTGTTGATTTAGAAGATGCCTACGCCTATATCGTGAAAAAACAATCCCTACTTATTCATCAAGATATTTTAGATTATATTGCTCAATATAAAAATGATTTTTTCCATGGAATCGAACAATATTTGGTTTTTTGTTCTCACTTAGAAACAGACAGTGCTTACTGGAAAGGACTATTGTTACTAACACGAGCGGATTATCAACGTACGATGAAACGATTAGATTTAGATGACTCTTCTTACATGTTAAAGGAATGGATTAGCCTATTATGTAACAACGACTTTCAAATCCATGAAACTCAAGAAGCTATTAGTTTTCTTTACTTTACTATGGAAGTAGTCATGAACTCGTTAACAGACTTTATTATTAATAATTGGTCTCCAGAAGAGTTGATTGTGGATTATCACTATAAAATTAAATGGATTATAAAAGGAATTAAATAG
- a CDS encoding iron chelate uptake ABC transporter family permease subunit — MSQKSLYIRVICLVIIVLISIAFFMTYQTYGNWQFALSIRGKKLLAFIIVGLLTSLSTISFQTITQNHFLTPSILGFDSLYVLVQTILFFYFGQSPSHPLLMFAVNVSLMVIFSVTLFGFLLKKETQDLFLLLMIGMVLGTFFKSVSTFFQVLMDPNEYDKLQGKLFASFSNVDVSLLYIVIPIVIGIVLLFWLVAPILDVFHLGTCQAINLGVNVQKFRWFILVLISLSVALSTALIGPITFLGFIVANMTYQWLPVYKHYWLFTLAALLSILMLVLGQFLVEHVFHMNTTLSVVIEFSGGMYFIWKLLSERGKTRQ, encoded by the coding sequence ATGAGCCAAAAAAGTCTTTATATAAGGGTGATTTGCTTAGTTATTATCGTATTAATTAGTATCGCTTTCTTTATGACTTATCAAACATATGGTAATTGGCAATTTGCGTTATCTATTAGAGGGAAAAAATTACTAGCTTTTATTATAGTGGGATTATTAACCAGTTTATCGACTATTAGTTTTCAAACCATTACACAAAATCATTTTTTAACGCCTAGTATTTTAGGATTTGATTCATTGTATGTATTAGTTCAAACTATTTTATTCTTTTATTTTGGTCAATCACCATCACATCCCTTATTAATGTTTGCGGTAAATGTTAGCCTAATGGTCATTTTTAGTGTTACATTGTTTGGTTTTTTATTGAAGAAAGAAACTCAAGATTTATTTTTACTACTCATGATAGGGATGGTTTTAGGAACATTTTTTAAAAGTGTTAGCACGTTTTTTCAAGTATTAATGGATCCAAATGAATACGATAAATTACAAGGAAAATTATTTGCTAGTTTTTCTAATGTTGACGTGTCTTTGTTATATATTGTCATTCCAATTGTGATTGGAATTGTTTTGTTATTTTGGTTAGTAGCACCTATTTTAGATGTCTTTCATTTAGGGACTTGTCAGGCAATAAATTTAGGGGTTAATGTCCAAAAATTTCGTTGGTTTATTTTAGTTTTAATTAGTTTGAGTGTAGCTTTATCAACTGCTTTAATTGGTCCTATTACTTTTTTAGGTTTTATAGTGGCTAACATGACGTATCAATGGTTGCCTGTATACAAACATTACTGGCTGTTTACATTAGCCGCTCTACTTAGTATATTAATGCTTGTGTTAGGTCAGTTTTTAGTGGAACATGTCTTTCATATGAACACAACGTTGAGTGTTGTGATTGAGTTTAGTGGTGGCATGTACTTTATATGGAAATTGCTCTCTGAAAGGGGGAAAACACGACAATGA
- a CDS encoding ABC transporter ATP-binding protein — MNIEKVVKKYGEKRVVDTVDYDIVPQTLTAFIGPNGAGKSTLLGMMSRLLDKDQGGIYLDGEEVKAWNQHELAKKLSILKQANGIQLRLTVRELVAFGRFPHSKGRLTQIDEKKIDESLSYLGLDDLASDTIDTLSGGQLQRAYIAMVLAQDTEYIFLDEPLNNLDMNHAVMLMKTIRRLVDEANKTVVIVLHDINFAASYADNIVAMKSGKVFKAGPTAEIITKEVLDDLYDMNMRVCELEGKRFCLYFNE; from the coding sequence ATGAACATTGAAAAAGTGGTTAAAAAATATGGTGAAAAACGTGTGGTTGATACAGTTGATTATGATATTGTGCCACAAACGTTGACAGCTTTTATTGGGCCAAATGGTGCTGGGAAAAGTACACTATTAGGTATGATGAGTCGGCTTCTTGATAAAGATCAAGGTGGCATTTATTTAGATGGAGAGGAGGTGAAGGCGTGGAATCAACATGAACTTGCTAAAAAGTTATCAATACTAAAACAAGCAAATGGGATTCAGTTACGTTTAACAGTTAGAGAACTGGTAGCCTTTGGTCGATTTCCACATAGTAAGGGTCGATTGACACAAATTGATGAAAAAAAAATAGATGAGTCTTTGTCTTATTTAGGATTAGATGATTTGGCAAGTGATACAATTGATACATTATCGGGTGGTCAATTGCAACGAGCTTACATTGCGATGGTGCTTGCTCAAGATACAGAGTACATTTTTTTAGATGAGCCACTAAATAATTTGGATATGAATCATGCTGTTATGTTGATGAAAACTATTCGTCGGTTAGTTGATGAAGCAAATAAGACTGTGGTGATTGTGTTGCATGATATTAATTTTGCAGCGAGTTATGCGGATAACATTGTGGCGATGAAATCTGGGAAGGTATTTAAAGCAGGACCAACTGCTGAGATTATCACAAAAGAAGTATTAGATGACTTATATGATATGAACATGCGTGTGTGTGAATTAGAGGGAAAACGATTTTGTTTATATTTTAATGAATAG
- a CDS encoding DUF1694 domain-containing protein has translation MGTDIQDYLDKGLYGSPKLKPDEQRKFLGTFRERVVFILSLSDLTSASYENFAISQFQKYPGGTLLVNALLKPAIQKQLIHLTQTNHVSLKLVDTENTLLADQAIVVVYTLNHAVNKENIELPLQTKFSNTTHDIKKAPTTTKSESFFKSLFSKK, from the coding sequence ATGGGAACAGATATTCAAGACTATTTAGATAAAGGACTATATGGTAGTCCCAAATTAAAACCTGATGAACAAAGGAAGTTTCTAGGTACTTTTAGAGAAAGAGTTGTCTTTATTTTATCCTTGTCTGATTTAACCTCTGCTTCTTACGAAAATTTTGCAATCAGTCAATTTCAAAAATATCCTGGTGGGACATTGCTTGTTAATGCGTTATTAAAACCAGCTATTCAAAAACAGTTAATCCATCTCACACAAACCAATCACGTATCTCTAAAATTAGTGGACACAGAAAACACCCTATTAGCTGATCAAGCTATCGTGGTGGTTTATACTCTCAATCATGCTGTTAATAAAGAAAATATTGAATTACCCTTACAAACTAAATTTTCAAACACCACTCACGATATAAAAAAAGCACCGACTACAACAAAATCTGAAAGTTTTTTTAAGTCCTTATTTTCAAAAAAATAA
- a CDS encoding siderophore ABC transporter substrate-binding protein yields the protein MKRLKKWRLVSLAIIGLVMLGACGTSKTSDTTTNTSSEKQEVVKVTDSNGKALELASHPKKVVVFDMGALDTIREFGKSDVVVGAPLKTLPSYLSSYKNVESSGGIKEPDMEKINAMQPDLIIISGRQQDMQKELEKIAPTLYLAVDSKKAWESTMTNIETLGTVFDKEDVAKEKVDALNKQREALEKTAKESGKKGLMSLVNEGSLSVFGPESRFGIVYEGFGVLPADETIKPSPHGQEVSYEYVLEKNPDILFVVDRTKAIGGDTSKNNVAENALVKETTAGKEGKVISLTPDVWYLAAGGIESTRIMMEDVETAYK from the coding sequence ATGAAGAGATTAAAAAAATGGCGTTTAGTTAGTTTAGCCATAATAGGGTTAGTGATGTTGGGGGCATGTGGGACATCCAAAACATCCGATACAACAACCAACACTTCCAGTGAAAAACAAGAAGTTGTTAAGGTGACAGACAGTAATGGAAAAGCATTAGAGTTAGCGTCACACCCTAAAAAAGTGGTTGTGTTTGATATGGGAGCATTAGATACGATTAGAGAATTTGGAAAATCAGACGTTGTTGTAGGTGCACCACTAAAAACATTACCTAGTTATTTATCAAGTTACAAAAATGTGGAATCATCAGGTGGTATTAAAGAACCGGATATGGAAAAAATAAATGCTATGCAACCAGATTTAATTATTATTTCTGGACGTCAACAAGATATGCAAAAAGAATTAGAAAAAATCGCGCCAACATTGTATCTTGCTGTAGATAGTAAAAAAGCGTGGGAATCGACAATGACGAATATTGAAACATTAGGAACAGTATTTGATAAAGAAGATGTGGCTAAAGAAAAAGTCGACGCATTAAATAAACAACGTGAAGCATTAGAAAAAACAGCAAAAGAAAGTGGTAAAAAAGGATTGATGAGTCTAGTGAATGAAGGATCATTATCAGTTTTTGGACCTGAATCACGTTTTGGTATTGTTTATGAAGGCTTTGGTGTGTTACCAGCAGATGAGACCATAAAACCGTCTCCCCATGGACAAGAAGTATCCTATGAATATGTTTTAGAAAAAAATCCAGATATTTTGTTTGTAGTGGACCGTACGAAAGCTATCGGTGGGGATACAAGTAAAAATAATGTAGCAGAAAATGCTTTAGTAAAAGAAACGACAGCAGGCAAAGAAGGAAAAGTGATTAGTTTAACACCAGATGTTTGGTATTTAGCTGCAGGTGGAATTGAGTCAACAAGAATCATGATGGAAGATGTAGAAACAGCATATAAATAA
- a CDS encoding ABC transporter permease: MFLALKEMRYSKLRYSLIVGIMFLIGLVVFLLSGLADGLSQEFRQTVDDWNAKEIVLSDDANNILAASQLKLEDVKDISSNEKAPLSLYSGAIGKKDNKVNISLFGTNDDAFFLPSVTSGKSFKKDNEVIISQNLADKGFKINDTITVGSNDLKVKVVGIVPSTSYIATPVMYSNIKTATEIKFGEDMVKTTDNYPINAVLSNDSNTTLSNDSLTKLSTQKFIDNLPGYTEQSLTLDSMIYVLFVIASAVIGIFMYVITLQKTAIFGVMKVQGINSWFISKSILAQSFLVGVFGVILSGVATYFLSLVLPEAMPFAINITQWCIYGIILVIVSTIGGLFSIVTVNKVDPINAIGG, translated from the coding sequence ATGTTCTTAGCTTTAAAAGAAATGCGTTACTCAAAGTTACGTTATAGTTTAATTGTTGGTATTATGTTTTTAATCGGACTCGTTGTCTTTTTACTCTCAGGCCTTGCTGATGGGTTATCTCAAGAATTTAGACAAACAGTCGATGACTGGAACGCAAAAGAAATTGTGTTATCGGATGATGCAAATAACATCCTAGCAGCTTCTCAACTAAAATTAGAGGATGTCAAAGATATCTCTTCAAATGAAAAAGCCCCATTATCTCTTTACAGTGGAGCAATTGGCAAAAAAGATAATAAAGTAAATATTAGCTTATTCGGTACAAATGACGATGCTTTCTTCTTACCAAGTGTAACAAGTGGCAAGTCGTTTAAAAAAGATAATGAAGTAATTATTTCTCAAAATCTGGCGGATAAAGGATTTAAAATTAATGATACTATCACAGTAGGTAGCAATGATTTAAAAGTTAAAGTTGTCGGTATTGTTCCATCAACTTCTTATATTGCAACACCTGTTATGTATTCTAACATCAAAACTGCAACTGAAATTAAGTTTGGTGAAGACATGGTTAAAACAACTGATAACTATCCTATTAATGCTGTCTTAAGTAATGACTCGAATACAACCTTATCAAACGATTCACTCACTAAGCTATCTACACAAAAATTTATCGATAACTTGCCAGGATATACAGAACAAAGTTTGACACTCGATTCAATGATTTATGTTCTATTCGTTATTGCTTCGGCTGTTATTGGAATCTTCATGTATGTCATCACACTTCAAAAAACAGCTATTTTTGGTGTTATGAAAGTACAAGGAATTAATTCTTGGTTTATTTCAAAATCAATTTTAGCCCAATCATTCTTAGTTGGGGTATTCGGCGTCATTCTTTCTGGGGTTGCAACTTATTTTCTAAGTTTAGTATTACCTGAGGCTATGCCATTTGCCATTAACATTACCCAATGGTGCATTTATGGTATTATCTTAGTCATTGTCTCAACAATTGGTGGATTATTCTCAATTGTTACTGTTAATAAAGTTGATCCTATTAATGCCATTGGAGGTTAA